AGGTGGTCGAACTACGCCGGGCGGTGAACCCGCTGGCGCTCCCGCTGCAGTTGCTCGGGCAGAAGCCGGAGATCCCGCTTCCCAAAGAGATTCGGCGCTACATGCGCGATGTGGCCGATCACCACGCCGGGGTGGCCGAGCGGATCACCGATTTCGACGAGGCGCTCAGCGCGCTGATCAGTGCCGCGCTGGCGAAGGTCGGCGTGCAGCAGAACACCGATATGCGCAAGATTTCGGCCTGGGTCGCGATCGCGGCGGTGCCGACGATGATCGCGGGCATCTACGGCATGAACTTCACGCATATGCCCGGACTGGAAGCGAGCTGGGGCTTTTGGCTCGTCATCGTGGTCACGTTCGGCATCTGCGGCGGGCTCTACCTCACCTTCCACCGCAACAACTGGCTCTGAGGACGGACTGCGCCTAGAGGCTCGCCGCGCCGCGGCCGGGATCACGCACGTCGATACCGGCCTCCGTCCAGGCCTCCCGCAGCGCCTGCGCGCCGCGCACGCGCACCCAGGCCGCCTCGGTGGCGGTCACCGGCGTCACCGCGAAATAGCGAACCGGCTCCGCGGGCTCGGGCAGCACCACCTCGGGAATCCCGCTCTCCCCCAGCAGAACCGCGGTGAACGGCGCGTTGTGCCACATCGGTTCGCCCAGGTCCATCAGCGCGTCCGCTTGCAGCACAACGCCTTCCACCGCGGGCGCGGCGGCGAGCACGCCGAGCGCCTTGGCCAGGCCCGAGGCCGCCCCGGTACCCGCCCGCAAGGTGAGCACCAGTTCGGCCCGGGGCCCGCGCACCGGATCGGCAAGCAGCGCACCGGGATCGGTCATCGGATGACGGGACCCGCCCACCGTCGCGTAGTGCACCACATCATCGTCGACGATCCGCAGGATCTCGATCGGCTCCAACCCCAGGAACGTCACCGACGCCGAATCGACGCCGGTCGCCGCCACACCGAAATGGTCCAGCACACCGGTGCGGACCGTCTCCACCACACCCATGCGTCAGATGGCCAGCCGCGCCAGCATGTCCCGCGCCTGCTCGGCCGACTTCGGGTCGCACAGCACGTCATAGCGCCCGGCCACCAACTGCATGGTGGAGGCGAAGTCGCGCTGTCCCTTGGTCGCCGCGTACGGGATCGAGGTGGAGATGACACCGAAGATGATGCCGCCGACCAGACCGACCAGCAGCGGGCCGAACGCGCCGTTGGTGGTGAACAGGCTCAACAGCAGACCGAGGAACAGGCCGAGCCAGGCCCCGCTCACGACACCGCCGCCGATGACCTTGCCCCAGGTCAGCCGGTAGAGCACCCGCTCGACCTGCATCAGATCGACGCCGACGATGGTCACGTCCTGCACCGGGAACTGACCGTCGGCGAGGAAATCGACCGCCTTCTGTGCCTCGGCATAGGTGGGATAGGAGCCGACCGGCCAGCCGGACGGCGGCGTCGGCAGGCCCTGCCGTCCGCGATTCGAGTTCCCCAAGGGATTCGTCATGTCTCTATTCTGCTATTCCGCCCGGTTTCCGGGTGGACTGAAACGCGTGGTCCGTGTCATTGCCGCGGCCCGGCCCTTGTCGGCGATCACCCGGGCCATCTTCGCGCTCGCCTCGTCGATCATCTCGTCGCCGAGCATGACCGCGCCGCGGGCGCCGCCCTCGGCCGAGGTGTGATAGGCGTACGCGTCCAGGATCAGTTCGGCCCGGTCGTAATCGGATTGGCGCGGGCTGAAGATCTCGTTGGCGGCGGCGATCTGCCCGGGATGCAGCACCCACTTGCCGTCGAACCCGAGCGCCGCGGTCCGTCCGGCGGCCCGCCGGAATCCGTCCAGATCGCGGATCTGCAGGTAGGGACCGTCGATCGCCTGCAGCCCGTGCGCGCGGGCGGTGAGCAGGATGGTCATCAGGATGTGGTGGTAGGCGTCGCCGGTGTCGTAACCCTCCGGCTGCTCACCGACCACCAGGGTGCGCATGTTGAGGCTGGCCATGAAGTCGGCGGGACCGAACACCAGCGCCTGCACCCGCGGGCTCGCGGTGGCGATCTCGTCGATATTGCGCAGGCCGAGCGCGTTCTCCAGCTGCGGCTCGATGCCGATCCGGCCCTCTTCGAGGCCGCACACCTTTTCCAACTGGGTGAGCAGCAGATCGAGGGCGCGGACCTGACCGGCGTCGGTCACCTTGGGCAGCAGGATGGCGTCCAGGTGCGCGCCCGCCCCCTCGACCACCGTGATCACGTCCGCGTAGGTCCACGAGGTCGTCCAGTCGTTCACCCGGACCACGCGCAGCTGCGCGCCCCAGTCGGAATCGTTGAGCGCCGCCACGATATTCGCGCGCGCCTCGGCTTTGGCGGCGGGCGCGACGGCGTCCTCCAGATCGAGGAACACCTCGTCGACGGGCAGCCCCTTGGCCTTGTCGATCATCTTCTTGTTGCTGCCGGGACAGGCGAGCACCGAGCGGCGCGGCTTCAAGATCACTCCCATCGATCGTGGCGCGGGTACGTCACCCGGCCCCGAACCTCTAGCCTGGCAAGCATGGCAGCTACCAGGGTGTACGTCGCCAGGCTGGCCGGCCTGGTGGTGTTGGGGCCGGACGGCGAGTCTATCGGCCGGGTCCGCGACGTCGTCGTGGCCATCCGCTACGACCGTCAGCAGCCCCGGGTGCACGGCCTCGTCGTCGAATTACCCACCCGGCGCCGCATTTTCGTGCCCATGCTGCGGGTCACCGCGATCGAGCCGGGGGTGGTCACGCTCAATACCGGCACCGTGAGCCTGCGCCGGTTCACGCAACGGCCGGGCGAGTTGCTCGCCCTCGCACAGATCGTGGATTCGTCGGTGCGCGTGGAAGATCCCGACCTGCCCGACCTGCACGGGGTGGACGTCTTCGTGGTCGATCTCGGCATCGAACTGACCCGCACCAGGGACTGGCGGGTGAACCGGGTCGCGGTGCGCGGGCATCGCAGGCTCGGCCGCCGCCGGACCGTGCACGTGGTGGACTGGATCCATGTCGCCGGGCTGACGCCGTACGAGATCGGCAGGCCGGGCCAGGACGTCACGCAGCTGCTGGAGCAGTTCGAGGGCATGCGGCCCGCCGACGTCGCGCACCTGCTGCGCGAACTGCCGGAGAAGCGCCGGCTGGAGGTGGCCGTCGCGCTGGACGACGAACGTCTCGCCGATGTCGTGCAGGAGCTCCCCGACGACGAGCAGGTCGCGTTACTCGGCCGGCTGGAGGTGCGCCGGGCGGCCGACGTGCTGGAGGCGATGGACCCCGACGACGCGGCCGACCTGCTCGGCGAGCTCCCCGTCGGCGAGGCCGAATCGCTGCTGGCGCTGATGGACCCGGAGGAGTCCGAACCGGTCCGCCGGCTGCTCGAGCATTCCCCGTACAGCGCGGGCGGTCTGATGACGCCCAAGCCGGTGATCCTGACCCCGTCCACCACGGTCGCCGAGGCGCTGGCCCGGGTGCGCAACCCGGACCTGACGCCCGCACTGGCCTCGATGGTGTTCGTGGTCCGCCCGCCGACCGCCACCCCGACCGGGCGGTACCTGGGTTCGGTGCATATCCAGCAGCTGCTGCGGGAACCACCGGCCCATCTGATCGGCGGCATCCTCGACGCCGACCTGGCTCCGCTGCGTCCCGACGTCCCGTTGAGCGCGGTGACCCGCTACTTCGCGACCTACAACCTGGTCTGCGGGCCGGTGGTGGACGACGAGAACCACCTACTCGGCGCCGTCAGCGTGGACGACGTGCTGGACCATCTGCTACCCGACGACTGGCGCGACCAGGAAGAGCTGCACGAGGGGATACCGGGACATGAGTGACAAACCCGGCGGCGCCCGGCAACGGCTGGAGACACCGGTCGAGGGCCGGTTCCGGATCGACTGGGATGCCGAGGCGCTCGCGCGCAGCAGCGAACGCGTCGCCCGCTTCCTCGGCACCGGCCGCTACCTGGCCATTCAGACGATCGTCGTGATTGTTTGGATCGCGTTAAATGTTTCGGTCGTCGCGTTGCGCTGGGATCCGTATCCCTTCATCCTGTTGAATCTGGCGTTCTCGACCCAGGCGGCCTACGCCGCGCCGTTGATCCTGCTGGCGCAGAACCGGCAGGACAATCGAGATCGGGTCTCGCTGGAGGAAGACCGGATGCGGGCCGCGCAGACCAAGGCGGACACCGAATTTCTCGCCCGCGAACTCGCCTCACTGCGGATCGCGGTCGGCGAAGTCGCGACTCGCGACTATCTGCGCAGGGAATTGGAGGAGCTGAGGGAGATACTCGACCGGATCGAAGGCGCAGGCGCCGAGAAGCCTAGACGCAAGAAAAACTCCGCCCGAAAGCAGGCTCCGATCCCGGTTTCGCCGCCTGTAGCTGATGATTGACCGGGATTACGTAACAACTACCTGCTGGAAATGCGAACAACTACCTGACTGGTGGGTAACCTGGACAGCGTTGTCCTGAGCGGCGGCAGGCCAGGGACTGGGCGAGGACGGGCATCCGACCCTCGCGGGCACCCCACCGCAGCCGCTTCCACGACGTAGAGGATTGGTGTGGCCGAATGCGAATTTCTACCCCGATAACCGTCTCGGCCCTGGTCGTAGCTGGTCTTGTGGCCAGCGGCTCGGCCTCCAACCTCTCCTCCTCGAGCACCACGCCCAAAGCCCCGGAGGCTTTGTTGGCCGCGTCCACAAACCCAGCAAATTCCGGTAGCTCGGACAGCACGAGCCAGACCGGTCTGTCTCGGACAGTCGGCCTGCTTCCGGTCACCCAGGACGTCCCCCGCAAACTTCGAGCTATGACACCGGGCTCCAACGGCAGCGCGCCGTTCGCCGGGACGATCCCGCTGCAGGAGATCTCGCTCCCCCTGGTCGGCGGGGCGCTCGGCATCCCGGAGATCGTGCTCGCCGCGTACCGCAACGCCGAACTAGCGATGGAATCCTCCACCCCTGGTTGCGGGGTTTCCTGGAGCCTGCTGGCGGGCATCGGCCGGATCGAATCTGGTCACGCGGGCGGCGGTCGCACCGACGCCGCGGGCACCACGGTCACCCCGATCTACGGGCCCGCGCTGGACGGCACCCTGCCCGGCAACGAGATCATCAAGGCCGCCAGCGGCGGTTACGTGCGCGCGGTCGGACCCATGCAGTTCCTTCCCGGCACCTGGGCCCAGTACGCGGCCGACGGCAACGGTGACGGCGTCTCCGATCCCAACAACGTCTTCGACGCCGCGCTCGGCGCCGCGAAGTACCTCTGCTCCGGCGGGCTCGATCTCCGCGACCAGGCACAGGAACTGCGCTCGGTGCTGCGCTACAACAACTCGACCGCCTACGCGGCGAACGTGCTCAGCTGGGCGGCGGCGTACCGCACCGGTGGCTCGCCGACCCAGGTGACCATCGCGCCCGACATCATCCCGCCGGGCAGCGCCCCGATCCAGGTGGCGGACATGCAGGCCGTCGATACGACGAAGGTGACCTATACGTCGCCGCGCTCGGCGCCGGAGACCACCGCCACCACCCCGGCCGCGCCGACGCCGACCGAGGTGATGATCAACATCCCCGGCCTGCCGCCGATCCCCTGTGGCATCTTCTGCCCGCCGCCGCCGAAGCCGCTCAATCCCTGTGACCCGGTGACCGTTCCGGCGCCGATGCCGCGCCCGGGCGACCCGGCCCCGACCGTCGCGGTGCCCGGCGCGCCCGAGCAGACCTTCGGCGCGGGCGTGGCGGCGCCCAATCCGGCGCACCCGGAGCAGGCCGTGGACCCGGCGCATCCGGAACAGGCCGTCGCGCCGGTCGCACCGGTCTGCACGACGCCGCCCGCCGGTCCCGAGGCGCAGCAGCAGACCCAGGCGCCACAGGAGCAGGTGCAGGCGCCCGAGCAGGCCCAGCCGGCGCCGGAATCAGCGCCCACGGTCGCGGTCGAGTCCGCACCCACGGTCGCCGGCGACCCGCCGCCCGCACCGGCCCCCGCGGCCGCGCCGACCCAACCGCCCGGCATCACCCTGCCGTTCGGTGTCGTGATTCCACTGCCTGCCCCCCAGGGCTGAAAATACACATCGTGACAGGTCACGAAGGAGTAACAAACAGGTCTCGAATGCGGTAGCCTTCTCTTCGTCAGATCACGAAGGGCTCACACGAGCCATTGGAGGGTCACCGCACAGTGGGGCGTCACCGAAAACCACCGACTGTCACCATCCGGCGCAGTTCGGTTCTTGCTCTAACCGGTTTGGTTCCCGCTGGCCTCACGGCCGTCGGCGCCGCGTCCGAGGTGGGAGACGGGACTCATGCCGCCGCGGCGGTTCAGCAGCTCCCGGGGGATGAGAACGCGCTGGGCGCCAAGCCCGGCGAGGAGCCGATCGAATTCGTCATGCACGCTATGGCGCAGCAGCGGGTGGCACCGCCACCGATCGTGAAAACCGTTGCGCTGCCGGAAGGTAGGCAGAAAGCGGACCTGCCCGCCGGGCCGATGGGCGTGCCGGGTATCGCGGTCGCCGCCTACCAGAACGCCGAGCGGGTGCTCGGCGCCGAGAACCCCACGTGCAATATGCCGTGGACCATGCTGGCCGGCATCGGACGGGTCGAGTCCACCCACGACTACGGCGGCAAGGCCGACGGCGACGGTAATTCGCTCGCCCCGGTCTACGGACCCGTGCTCGACGGATCGCTCTACGGCAACAACGTGATTCGCGACTCCGACGACGGTGAGCTGGACGGCCTGGCCGGGTACGACCGCGCGATCGGGCCGATGCAGTTCCTGCCGCAGACGTGGAAGCACTACGCGGCCGACGGCAACGGCGACGGCATCGCCGATCCGCAGAACCTCTTCGACGCGGCACTGACCGCCGGAAAGTACCTGTGCGACGGCGGTTTGAACATGCGCGACCTGTCCCAGCAGTCCAAGGCGATCCTGCGCTACAACAACTCGATGGCCTACGTCGCGAACGTCATGGCGTGGGAGACCTCCTACGCCAACGGCGTCGCACCCCGGCCCGGGGACCTGCCCAAAATTTGACACGCCTAAAATTCCTGCCATGC
This genomic stretch from Nocardia brasiliensis ATCC 700358 harbors:
- a CDS encoding suppressor of fused domain protein — its product is MGVVETVRTGVLDHFGVAATGVDSASVTFLGLEPIEILRIVDDDVVHYATVGGSRHPMTDPGALLADPVRGPRAELVLTLRAGTGAASGLAKALGVLAAAPAVEGVVLQADALMDLGEPMWHNAPFTAVLLGESGIPEVVLPEPAEPVRYFAVTPVTATEAAWVRVRGAQALREAWTEAGIDVRDPGRGAASL
- a CDS encoding general stress protein, with amino-acid sequence MTNPLGNSNRGRQGLPTPPSGWPVGSYPTYAEAQKAVDFLADGQFPVQDVTIVGVDLMQVERVLYRLTWGKVIGGGVVSGAWLGLFLGLLLSLFTTNGAFGPLLVGLVGGIIFGVISTSIPYAATKGQRDFASTMQLVAGRYDVLCDPKSAEQARDMLARLAI
- a CDS encoding HpcH/HpaI aldolase/citrate lyase family protein; its protein translation is MKPRRSVLACPGSNKKMIDKAKGLPVDEVFLDLEDAVAPAAKAEARANIVAALNDSDWGAQLRVVRVNDWTTSWTYADVITVVEGAGAHLDAILLPKVTDAGQVRALDLLLTQLEKVCGLEEGRIGIEPQLENALGLRNIDEIATASPRVQALVFGPADFMASLNMRTLVVGEQPEGYDTGDAYHHILMTILLTARAHGLQAIDGPYLQIRDLDGFRRAAGRTAALGFDGKWVLHPGQIAAANEIFSPRQSDYDRAELILDAYAYHTSAEGGARGAVMLGDEMIDEASAKMARVIADKGRAAAMTRTTRFSPPGNRAE
- a CDS encoding magnesium transporter MgtE N-terminal domain-containing protein: MAATRVYVARLAGLVVLGPDGESIGRVRDVVVAIRYDRQQPRVHGLVVELPTRRRIFVPMLRVTAIEPGVVTLNTGTVSLRRFTQRPGELLALAQIVDSSVRVEDPDLPDLHGVDVFVVDLGIELTRTRDWRVNRVAVRGHRRLGRRRTVHVVDWIHVAGLTPYEIGRPGQDVTQLLEQFEGMRPADVAHLLRELPEKRRLEVAVALDDERLADVVQELPDDEQVALLGRLEVRRAADVLEAMDPDDAADLLGELPVGEAESLLALMDPEESEPVRRLLEHSPYSAGGLMTPKPVILTPSTTVAEALARVRNPDLTPALASMVFVVRPPTATPTGRYLGSVHIQQLLREPPAHLIGGILDADLAPLRPDVPLSAVTRYFATYNLVCGPVVDDENHLLGAVSVDDVLDHLLPDDWRDQEELHEGIPGHE
- a CDS encoding DUF1003 domain-containing protein, giving the protein MSDKPGGARQRLETPVEGRFRIDWDAEALARSSERVARFLGTGRYLAIQTIVVIVWIALNVSVVALRWDPYPFILLNLAFSTQAAYAAPLILLAQNRQDNRDRVSLEEDRMRAAQTKADTEFLARELASLRIAVGEVATRDYLRRELEELREILDRIEGAGAEKPRRKKNSARKQAPIPVSPPVADD
- a CDS encoding lytic transglycosylase domain-containing protein; amino-acid sequence: MTPGSNGSAPFAGTIPLQEISLPLVGGALGIPEIVLAAYRNAELAMESSTPGCGVSWSLLAGIGRIESGHAGGGRTDAAGTTVTPIYGPALDGTLPGNEIIKAASGGYVRAVGPMQFLPGTWAQYAADGNGDGVSDPNNVFDAALGAAKYLCSGGLDLRDQAQELRSVLRYNNSTAYAANVLSWAAAYRTGGSPTQVTIAPDIIPPGSAPIQVADMQAVDTTKVTYTSPRSAPETTATTPAAPTPTEVMINIPGLPPIPCGIFCPPPPKPLNPCDPVTVPAPMPRPGDPAPTVAVPGAPEQTFGAGVAAPNPAHPEQAVDPAHPEQAVAPVAPVCTTPPAGPEAQQQTQAPQEQVQAPEQAQPAPESAPTVAVESAPTVAGDPPPAPAPAAAPTQPPGITLPFGVVIPLPAPQG
- a CDS encoding lytic transglycosylase domain-containing protein, whose product is MGRHRKPPTVTIRRSSVLALTGLVPAGLTAVGAASEVGDGTHAAAAVQQLPGDENALGAKPGEEPIEFVMHAMAQQRVAPPPIVKTVALPEGRQKADLPAGPMGVPGIAVAAYQNAERVLGAENPTCNMPWTMLAGIGRVESTHDYGGKADGDGNSLAPVYGPVLDGSLYGNNVIRDSDDGELDGLAGYDRAIGPMQFLPQTWKHYAADGNGDGIADPQNLFDAALTAGKYLCDGGLNMRDLSQQSKAILRYNNSMAYVANVMAWETSYANGVAPRPGDLPKI